DNA sequence from the Tissierella sp. genome:
GATAGTATATGGCCTTATCCTTGTATTAACAGTTATTTATATGCCAAACGGTCTAGTAGGTATATTTAATGATTTGAAAAATAAAAAAGCAAAAGTTCAATGAAAAATATGGAGTGATAAATTATGACTGATGGATTAAATATTTTGACAATAAATGGAATCTCAATAAGTTTTGGTGGTTTAAGAGCATTAGATAATGTTGACGTGAAAGTAAAGAAGAATACAGTACATGGGATCATAGGTCCTAATGGAGCTGGTAAATCAACTTTATTTAATGTTGTTACAGGAATAATAAGTCCTGATTCCGGTAAGATAACTATGGAAGGAAAAGAACTGTCAATTACTAAACCACATCAGCTTGTACCAGTAGGAATATCACGGACATTCCAAAATATAAGATTATGTAAAGGAATGACTGTTTTAGATAATGTTATGATTGGGCATCATGTTCATACTCCAGTACCTGTTTTTTCCATTCTTGTAAATGGCAAAAAAGCTAAAGAATATGAAGAAATCACTAGAAATAAAGCAATAGAGGCTTTGGAGTTTATGGGACTTGAAGATAAAAAAGATGAAATTGTTAGCAATTTATCTTACGGACAGCAGAGATTAATTGAGTTTGCAAGAGCCGTAGCTGCACAACCAAAGATCATACTTCTAGATGAACCAGCAGCAGGTATGAATCCTACAGAGAAAACAAATCTGTTAAATATTATAGATAGATTAAGGGCAAAAGGATATACACTTATTTTAATAGAGCATGATATGAAATTAGTCATGAACATTTGTGATGAGATTTCTGTACTTGATCATGGAAAGATAATTACTCAAGGAAAGCCAGAGGAAATTAGAAGTAATCCTGATGTAATAAGAGCATATTTAGGGAAAGGTGGAGATACAGA
Encoded proteins:
- a CDS encoding ABC transporter ATP-binding protein; its protein translation is MTDGLNILTINGISISFGGLRALDNVDVKVKKNTVHGIIGPNGAGKSTLFNVVTGIISPDSGKITMEGKELSITKPHQLVPVGISRTFQNIRLCKGMTVLDNVMIGHHVHTPVPVFSILVNGKKAKEYEEITRNKAIEALEFMGLEDKKDEIVSNLSYGQQRLIEFARAVAAQPKIILLDEPAAGMNPTEKTNLLNIIDRLRAKGYTLILIEHDMKLVMNICDEISVLDHGKIITQGKPEEIRSNPDVIRAYLGKGGDTDAGNKGN